A stretch of the Desulfobacter sp. genome encodes the following:
- a CDS encoding cytidine deaminase, giving the protein MSLIPPEPNPAHTDLNSTFQGERPSWDEYFMGITDLVASRSTCLRRKVGAVLVKEKRILCSGYNGAPSSVPHCRETGCLREQLKVPSGEKHELCRGVHAEQNAIIQAAYHGIAVSGAVLYCTTQPCSICAKMIINAGIKKVYYKEGYDDPLSLEMFDQAHVALVKLNL; this is encoded by the coding sequence ATGAGTTTAATTCCGCCTGAACCCAACCCGGCCCATACTGATTTAAACTCGACTTTTCAGGGAGAACGGCCCTCATGGGATGAGTATTTCATGGGGATCACCGACCTTGTGGCAAGCCGTTCCACCTGTTTGAGACGAAAGGTGGGTGCGGTGCTGGTCAAGGAGAAAAGAATTCTGTGTTCCGGGTACAACGGGGCGCCGTCTTCTGTTCCCCACTGCCGGGAAACCGGCTGTCTTCGGGAACAGCTCAAGGTGCCGTCCGGTGAAAAACATGAACTTTGCCGGGGGGTCCATGCCGAGCAGAATGCCATTATCCAGGCGGCCTATCACGGGATTGCGGTCAGCGGCGCAGTTCTTTACTGCACCACCCAGCCCTGTTCCATCTGTGCCAAAATGATCATCAATGCCGGTATAAAAAAGGTGTATTACAAAGAGGGCTATGATGATCCTCTCTCTTTGGAAATGTTTGACCAGGCCCATGTGGCCCTGGTAAAGCTTAATCTCTAA
- a CDS encoding MBL fold metallo-hydrolase, with protein sequence MIIKKLEVGPIMANCFILGCESTKEAVIIDPGDDADQILMALAKAELKVKYLINTHGHFDHVGANKRMKEVTGAQIAIHPLDEPMLTDLTRSAAMFGLSAENSPPADILLQEGDEICFGEITLKVIHTPGHSPGGVCIFTPGHLFAGDTLFMGSIGRTDLPGGDYDTLISSIKTKLFDLADETLVYTGHGPETSIGNEKRVNPFLR encoded by the coding sequence TTGATCATCAAAAAACTTGAAGTCGGCCCCATTATGGCCAATTGTTTTATTTTGGGTTGCGAAAGTACAAAAGAGGCTGTGATAATCGATCCAGGGGATGATGCCGATCAGATTCTCATGGCCCTTGCAAAGGCGGAGTTAAAGGTAAAATATTTGATTAATACCCATGGGCATTTTGATCATGTGGGGGCAAACAAACGGATGAAAGAGGTCACTGGCGCCCAGATTGCCATCCATCCTTTGGACGAACCCATGCTCACAGACCTGACACGGTCTGCTGCCATGTTCGGACTTTCTGCTGAAAATTCTCCTCCGGCAGATATTCTGCTTCAAGAGGGGGACGAGATCTGTTTTGGTGAGATCACCCTCAAGGTCATTCATACCCCGGGCCATTCTCCGGGCGGGGTTTGTATTTTTACCCCGGGTCACCTCTTTGCCGGAGATACGCTTTTTATGGGATCCATCGGCCGTACCGACCTGCCCGGCGGGGATTATGACACCTTGATTTCAAGCATAAAAACAAAGCTGTTTGATCTGGCAGATGAGACCCTTGTCTATACAGGACATGGTCCTGAAACCAGTATCGGCAATGAAAAACGGGTGAATCCCTTTCTCAGATAA
- a CDS encoding bifunctional 3,4-dihydroxy-2-butanone-4-phosphate synthase/GTP cyclohydrolase II encodes MPHLTIEQAIEDIKNGKMVILVDDEDRENEGDLTMAAEAVTPEAINFMATYGRGLICLSLDSTIADRLDLPMMVDHNTSQFETGFTVSIEAKKGVTTGISAADRATTILTAVADETTPADIARPGHIFPLRARDGGVMVRIGQTEGSVDLARLAGLKPAGVICEIMDEDGTMARMPSLEKFAKKHGIGICTVADLVEYRLKTETFVKRAAETVIPTKVGGEFKIIAYENDMDSLTHIALVKGEIDSEKEILVRVHSECMTGDIFSSLRCDCQDQLHRAMAMMEEEGCGVLLYLRQEGRGIGLVNKLKAYEYQRQGLDTVEANEKLGFKADMRDYGIGAQMLVDIGVRKMRLLTNNPKKMIGLEGYGLSVVEQVPIEVEANCFNQGYLKCKQAKMGHLLHM; translated from the coding sequence ATGCCGCATTTAACCATTGAACAGGCAATTGAAGATATCAAGAATGGCAAAATGGTCATTCTTGTGGATGATGAGGACCGGGAGAACGAAGGCGATCTGACCATGGCAGCAGAGGCGGTTACGCCTGAAGCCATCAATTTCATGGCCACCTACGGCCGGGGGCTGATCTGTCTCTCTTTGGATTCAACCATTGCAGACCGTCTGGATCTGCCCATGATGGTGGATCATAATACCTCCCAGTTTGAAACCGGTTTTACCGTGTCCATAGAGGCCAAAAAGGGCGTGACTACGGGTATCTCCGCAGCAGACCGGGCCACCACTATTCTCACGGCAGTGGCAGATGAAACCACCCCTGCCGACATTGCAAGGCCGGGACATATTTTTCCCTTGCGGGCCCGTGACGGCGGTGTGATGGTCAGAATCGGACAGACAGAAGGCTCTGTGGACCTGGCCCGTCTGGCCGGACTCAAACCTGCCGGCGTCATCTGCGAGATCATGGATGAAGACGGGACCATGGCCAGAATGCCTTCCCTTGAAAAGTTTGCAAAAAAACATGGGATCGGCATCTGCACGGTTGCTGATCTGGTAGAATACCGGCTTAAAACCGAAACCTTTGTCAAACGGGCCGCAGAAACCGTGATTCCCACAAAAGTCGGAGGAGAGTTCAAGATCATTGCCTATGAAAATGACATGGACAGCCTCACCCATATTGCCCTGGTAAAAGGGGAGATTGATTCTGAAAAGGAAATTCTGGTCCGGGTGCATTCAGAATGCATGACCGGGGATATTTTTTCTTCCTTAAGATGCGACTGCCAGGATCAGCTGCACAGGGCCATGGCCATGATGGAGGAGGAGGGGTGCGGTGTCCTGCTCTACCTGCGCCAGGAGGGCCGGGGGATCGGGCTTGTGAACAAGCTCAAGGCATACGAATACCAGCGCCAGGGTCTGGATACGGTGGAGGCAAACGAAAAGCTCGGGTTTAAGGCGGACATGAGAGATTATGGTATTGGTGCCCAGATGCTGGTGGACATCGGTGTTAGAAAGATGCGTCTGCTGACCAATAATCCTAAAAAAATGATCGGCCTTGAAGGATACGGCCTTTCCGTTGTGGAACAGGTTCCCATTGAGGTGGAAGCCAATTGCTTTAACCAGGGGTATTTAAAGTGCAAACAGGCCAAAATGGGCCATCTGCTACATATGTAA
- the ribD gene encoding bifunctional diaminohydroxyphosphoribosylaminopyrimidine deaminase/5-amino-6-(5-phosphoribosylamino)uracil reductase RibD, translating to MTDTRYMKKALELGARGKGFTSPNPCVGAVVVKDGRIIGQGFHPKAGGPHAEVVAIDNALDHAPDLVPGSTIYVTLEPCNHFGKTPPCTRKILDAKISRVVVGCKDPNPHVRGGGIAFLRENGVAVETGVLESSAQTLIEDFIWYSQNDKDPFVILKCAATLDGYIATRTKDSKWITNDLSRGYGHQLRHEVDAILIGSGTLHADDPSLTARIKGKTTVDPDRIILDTRLTIPEDARVITQKSSARTIIVTGPCVPEDKKNRLLEKGIKIISVDLIDQRLDFNELMIKLGHMSVSSILIEGGGRVASSALKAKIVNKVCYFLAPKFLGGNDGIPVFGGAGPERIKDAFELTRVSTRAFGSDLLVTGYLDKGSSAGNKA from the coding sequence ATGACTGATACCCGATATATGAAAAAGGCCCTAGAACTTGGGGCCCGTGGCAAGGGGTTTACCTCGCCCAACCCCTGTGTGGGGGCGGTGGTGGTAAAAGACGGCCGGATTATCGGCCAAGGGTTTCACCCCAAGGCCGGCGGCCCCCATGCCGAAGTCGTGGCCATTGACAATGCCCTTGACCATGCCCCGGACCTTGTACCCGGATCCACCATCTATGTCACCCTTGAACCTTGCAATCATTTTGGGAAAACCCCGCCATGCACCCGAAAAATCCTGGATGCCAAAATTTCCCGGGTGGTGGTGGGGTGTAAAGATCCCAATCCCCATGTCAGAGGGGGAGGGATTGCATTTTTAAGAGAAAACGGGGTGGCTGTGGAAACCGGCGTTCTTGAATCCAGCGCCCAGACCCTGATCGAGGATTTTATCTGGTACAGCCAAAATGATAAGGATCCTTTTGTCATTTTAAAGTGTGCGGCTACCCTGGATGGGTATATTGCCACGAGGACAAAGGATTCCAAGTGGATTACCAACGATCTTTCAAGAGGTTACGGACATCAGCTGCGTCATGAAGTTGATGCCATTCTCATCGGTTCGGGCACCCTTCATGCCGATGACCCTTCGCTTACGGCCCGGATCAAGGGTAAAACAACGGTTGATCCTGACCGGATTATTTTAGATACACGGCTGACCATCCCGGAAGATGCAAGGGTCATTACCCAGAAATCCTCTGCTCGCACCATTATTGTGACAGGCCCCTGCGTGCCTGAAGATAAGAAAAACAGGCTCTTGGAAAAGGGGATAAAGATCATAAGTGTAGATCTTATAGACCAGAGACTTGATTTCAATGAACTCATGATTAAGTTAGGTCACATGTCTGTGTCAAGCATCCTCATAGAAGGCGGTGGCCGGGTGGCCTCTTCAGCCTTAAAGGCCAAGATTGTCAACAAGGTCTGCTATTTTCTGGCCCCTAAATTTTTAGGGGGCAATGACGGGATTCCCGTATTCGGGGGAGCTGGCCCTGAACGGATCAAGGATGCCTTTGAACTGACCCGTGTGAGCACGCGCGCCTTTGGATCGGATCTTTTGGTGACAGGCTACCTTGACAAGGGATCATCCGCTGGGAACAAGGCATAG
- a CDS encoding HAD family hydrolase, whose amino-acid sequence MDVSTIKAVVFDCDGVLFDTALANRKFYDELLLAFGKKRLNQEQFVNVHMMTVKAAIEYLFSELEDHTPVYEKMKSVGYAKFIPYMEMEDGLRTLLGDLKDQGLIRAIATNRSNTMDSVLLDNDLANEFEMVVTSADVDHPKPAPDQLNKIMAAYGLLPEEIIFIGDSEYDQKAAQKAGTWFAAFKQPGLTAHVHVRSMKEIAPLLRLNK is encoded by the coding sequence ATGGATGTTTCAACAATTAAGGCAGTGGTGTTTGACTGCGACGGGGTGCTGTTTGACACGGCCCTGGCCAATCGAAAATTTTACGATGAACTGCTTTTGGCCTTTGGTAAAAAAAGGCTGAATCAAGAACAATTTGTCAATGTTCATATGATGACGGTAAAGGCGGCCATTGAGTATCTTTTTTCTGAGCTTGAGGACCATACCCCTGTTTACGAGAAGATGAAATCCGTGGGCTATGCTAAATTTATTCCCTATATGGAAATGGAAGACGGATTAAGGACGCTTTTGGGTGATTTGAAAGACCAGGGGCTGATCCGGGCCATTGCCACCAACAGATCCAATACCATGGATTCTGTTTTATTGGATAATGATCTGGCAAACGAGTTTGAGATGGTGGTCACCTCGGCTGATGTGGATCATCCAAAACCTGCGCCGGATCAATTGAATAAAATCATGGCAGCCTATGGGCTTTTGCCCGAAGAAATAATTTTTATCGGTGATTCTGAATATGATCAGAAAGCGGCTCAAAAGGCCGGTACCTGGTTTGCTGCATTCAAACAGCCGGGACTGACGGCCCATGTCCATGTCCGGTCAATGAAGGAGATTGCCCCTCTTTTACGGTTAAACAAATAA
- the pabB gene encoding aminodeoxychorismate synthase component I has protein sequence MGFLPPLPRIKTLLIQEIRLDLSFEQAAARFADIPGTVLLLSGSDLDCARYNCLALYPWLSLEGSGRKQTLKIEQRDGQSISHTFDCEPFDLLQALLARFSLGDIDSNLPVAAGLFGYFAYDLKDEIENLPRTCVDTFLPELSLFAPSVLLVEDRTRGKTYLSSPLLDCAHGQRWVQERKEMFFVQLKQPWKSKAFSIDPQGLISSFTKDEYIKAVSRIIEYLEAGDIYQANLSQRFETKFTGDVYSLFLELFNKNPASFFSFIHCKDHDVVSTSPERFIQLRGKKVETRPIKGTIARGTTRKADRENSRALSESSKDDAELTMIVDLMRNDISRVTLAGSVDVTQHKRLEPYENVFHLVSVVTGTLEPDKTAVDLLHATFPGGSITGCPKIRAMEIIDELEPVKRHVYTGSIGYISFHNTMDLSIAIRTATIHENQLVFSVGGGIVADSDPEKEYQETLDKGKTLMDTLLNASFDPGTRHLTTWVNGKILNQTRARVPAASKAFQYGAGLFETIRVENGTPLRLNAHVKRMENAWKNLFDIPVPNITWDKVITLLVRDNNLEDQVCAVKLVIAEDGRPGHPVFTAAFIRPYVHRLALLNKKGLDLKVFPNSRKTFLADHKTLNYFYYERAGKYARAQGCDEALILNSDMSVSETNTCNIFAIQGSTLVCPESCHVLPGVTFGAVSQAWLARGYKIRYEKMTPEQLAAYPNVMVANALMGVVRVDHINGTRIAQDPGLCKMLNAFLTNQSS, from the coding sequence ATGGGTTTTTTACCGCCCCTGCCGAGAATAAAAACGCTTCTTATCCAGGAGATCCGCCTGGATCTTTCCTTTGAACAGGCCGCTGCAAGGTTTGCAGATATCCCGGGCACTGTCCTGCTCTTGTCCGGCTCTGATTTGGATTGTGCAAGGTATAATTGTCTGGCCCTTTATCCCTGGCTCTCTTTGGAAGGATCCGGTCGGAAACAGACCTTGAAGATAGAACAAAGGGACGGCCAATCCATTTCCCATACCTTTGACTGTGAACCCTTTGACCTGCTTCAAGCGCTTCTGGCAAGGTTTTCTCTTGGAGATATCGATTCAAACCTGCCCGTGGCTGCCGGGCTGTTCGGGTATTTTGCCTATGATTTAAAGGACGAGATCGAAAATCTTCCAAGAACCTGTGTGGATACGTTTTTACCCGAGCTTTCTCTTTTTGCCCCTTCTGTTCTTCTGGTTGAAGACAGGACCCGAGGTAAAACCTATCTCTCCTCTCCTTTGCTTGACTGTGCCCATGGCCAACGCTGGGTACAGGAAAGAAAAGAAATGTTTTTTGTCCAATTGAAACAGCCTTGGAAATCAAAGGCCTTTTCAATTGATCCCCAAGGCTTGATCTCTTCTTTTACCAAAGACGAATACATCAAGGCTGTCTCCCGGATCATCGAGTACCTTGAAGCCGGTGACATCTACCAGGCCAATCTTTCCCAGCGGTTTGAGACCAAATTTACAGGGGACGTATATAGCCTTTTTCTGGAATTATTCAATAAAAATCCAGCCTCTTTTTTTAGTTTTATTCACTGCAAAGACCATGATGTGGTGTCCACCTCTCCTGAACGCTTTATTCAGCTCAGGGGAAAAAAGGTGGAAACCCGGCCCATCAAGGGGACCATTGCCAGGGGGACCACCCGTAAAGCAGACCGGGAAAACAGCAGAGCCCTAAGTGAGAGCTCCAAGGATGATGCTGAGCTGACCATGATTGTGGATCTCATGCGCAACGATATTTCCCGGGTAACCCTTGCAGGATCTGTGGATGTGACCCAGCACAAACGTCTTGAACCCTATGAAAATGTATTTCATCTGGTGTCTGTGGTCACTGGGACCCTTGAACCGGATAAAACAGCTGTTGATCTGCTCCATGCCACTTTTCCGGGCGGATCCATTACTGGCTGTCCCAAGATCAGGGCCATGGAAATTATTGATGAGCTGGAACCGGTCAAGCGCCACGTTTATACCGGGTCCATCGGCTATATCAGTTTTCACAATACCATGGACCTTTCCATTGCCATCCGTACGGCCACCATCCATGAAAACCAGCTGGTTTTTTCAGTGGGCGGGGGGATTGTGGCTGATTCTGATCCTGAAAAGGAATACCAGGAAACCCTGGACAAGGGTAAAACCCTGATGGATACCCTTCTCAATGCCTCTTTTGACCCGGGCACCCGTCATTTGACCACCTGGGTGAACGGTAAGATTTTAAACCAAACCCGTGCCCGGGTGCCGGCTGCAAGCAAAGCCTTTCAATACGGGGCCGGACTCTTTGAAACCATCCGGGTGGAAAATGGAACACCCCTGCGGCTCAACGCCCATGTCAAACGGATGGAAAATGCATGGAAAAATTTGTTTGATATTCCGGTTCCCAATATCACCTGGGACAAGGTGATCACCCTTTTGGTCCGTGACAATAATCTTGAAGATCAGGTCTGTGCCGTCAAGCTTGTGATTGCAGAAGACGGGCGGCCCGGCCATCCTGTGTTCACTGCCGCCTTTATCAGACCCTATGTTCACAGGCTTGCACTGCTCAATAAAAAGGGGCTGGATCTTAAGGTTTTTCCAAATTCCCGCAAGACCTTTCTGGCAGATCACAAGACCTTAAATTATTTTTATTATGAGCGGGCCGGCAAATATGCCCGGGCCCAAGGCTGTGACGAGGCGTTGATTTTGAATTCGGATATGAGTGTATCTGAAACCAACACCTGTAATATTTTTGCCATCCAGGGTTCAACCCTTGTCTGCCCTGAGTCCTGTCATGTCCTGCCCGGGGTGACCTTTGGGGCCGTGTCCCAGGCCTGGCTTGCCAGAGGGTATAAGATCAGATATGAAAAAATGACTCCCGAACAATTGGCGGCCTATCCGAACGTCATGGTGGCCAATGCGCTCATGGGAGTTGTCCGGGTCGATCATATCAACGGGACCCGGATTGCCCAGGACCCGGGTCTTTGCAAAATGCTCAATGCGTTTCTAACCAATCAATCATCCTAG
- the nrdR gene encoding transcriptional repressor NrdR, protein MKCPYCGKLNTRVVDSRPGKIEFEVRRRRECQDCNQRFTTYERVEQVPVMIVKKDSRREEFDREKILKGIQKACEKRVISVDQIEEMVDTIERELRDSNEREVASKVVGEKIITALKAVDDVAYVRFASVYREFKDVADFIQELKGLVPQCQSVDLGPLSLAGTQDD, encoded by the coding sequence ATGAAATGCCCATATTGCGGAAAACTAAACACCAGGGTGGTTGATTCGCGTCCGGGCAAAATTGAGTTTGAAGTCCGGCGCAGAAGAGAATGCCAGGACTGCAACCAGCGGTTTACCACCTACGAGAGAGTTGAACAGGTCCCTGTAATGATCGTTAAAAAGGACAGCCGCAGGGAAGAGTTTGACCGGGAAAAGATCTTAAAGGGCATTCAGAAGGCCTGTGAAAAAAGGGTCATCAGTGTTGACCAGATCGAAGAAATGGTGGACACCATTGAACGGGAATTGCGGGACAGCAATGAGCGGGAGGTGGCCTCCAAGGTGGTGGGCGAAAAGATTATCACAGCCCTCAAAGCGGTTGATGATGTGGCCTATGTGAGGTTTGCCTCTGTGTACCGGGAATTCAAGGATGTTGCGGATTTTATCCAGGAGTTAAAAGGGCTGGTGCCCCAGTGTCAATCTGTTGATCTCGGGCCTTTGAGCCTTGCGGGCACCCAGGATGACTGA
- the nusB gene encoding transcription antitermination factor NusB, with translation MGERRKARELVLQALFFLDVNETDPEQGIQEFCIQNEDAFTPEITSFFHELVNGVLEEKKKIDLLLDKWAKHWKISRMPVVDRNIMRIAVFELIRRPDIPATVSINEAVEIGKKFGTRDSGPFINGVLDRIRVQENLE, from the coding sequence ATGGGCGAGAGACGAAAGGCAAGAGAGCTTGTTCTGCAGGCTCTGTTTTTTCTGGATGTAAATGAGACTGATCCGGAACAGGGGATCCAGGAATTCTGCATCCAGAATGAAGACGCCTTCACCCCTGAGATCACCTCTTTTTTCCATGAACTGGTGAACGGGGTATTGGAGGAAAAAAAAAAGATCGATCTGCTTCTGGACAAATGGGCCAAACATTGGAAAATTTCCAGGATGCCGGTGGTGGACCGGAATATCATGCGCATTGCCGTATTTGAACTGATCCGGCGGCCGGATATCCCGGCAACGGTATCCATTAACGAGGCGGTTGAAATCGGCAAGAAATTCGGCACACGGGATTCAGGCCCCTTTATCAATGGTGTACTGGACCGGATCCGAGTCCAGGAAAATCTTGAATAA
- a CDS encoding serine hydroxymethyltransferase, protein MRYIEENDPEIARVVERESARQNEGLNLIASENTVSRAVMEAQGSIMTNKYAEGYPAKRYYGGCEFVDQAEELAIDRVKKLFGVEYANVQPHSGSGANMAAYFSILNPGDRILAMDLSHGGHLTHGAKVSFSGRLFKFSHYGLNPDTEMIDLNQVEDLAKSVKPKLIVAGASAYPRIIDFKGFAQIAKRVDALFMVDMAHIAGLVAANVHPSPVGFADLITSTTHKTLRGPRGGLILSSDKFAKAINSQIFPGIQGGPLMHVITAKAIAFKEALSPEFADYQKQVVKNAFVLASVLMDRGYKLVSNGTDNHMVLVDFSGRDITGKEAEERLGKAGITVNKNTVPNEKRSPFVTSGIRIGVPLITSRGMKEDAVSAISGFICDVLDDGANITRAAGQVKEICSQYPLYEKNLSQ, encoded by the coding sequence ATGCGCTATATTGAAGAAAATGATCCCGAAATTGCCCGGGTTGTTGAAAGAGAATCGGCACGCCAGAACGAGGGGTTAAACCTTATTGCCTCTGAAAACACGGTGAGCCGCGCCGTGATGGAAGCCCAGGGCTCCATCATGACCAATAAGTATGCCGAAGGGTATCCGGCCAAACGGTATTACGGCGGGTGTGAATTTGTAGACCAGGCAGAAGAACTGGCCATTGACCGGGTGAAAAAGCTTTTTGGGGTGGAATATGCCAATGTTCAGCCCCATTCAGGATCCGGGGCAAACATGGCCGCCTATTTTTCAATTTTAAATCCCGGAGACCGGATTCTGGCCATGGATCTTTCCCATGGGGGGCATCTGACCCATGGGGCAAAAGTCAGTTTTTCAGGCCGGCTCTTTAAGTTTTCCCATTACGGGCTTAATCCGGATACGGAAATGATCGACTTAAACCAGGTGGAAGATCTTGCCAAATCTGTCAAACCCAAGCTGATTGTGGCCGGGGCCTCAGCCTATCCCAGGATTATTGATTTTAAAGGATTTGCCCAGATTGCAAAGCGTGTCGACGCCTTGTTTATGGTGGATATGGCCCATATTGCAGGGCTTGTGGCAGCCAATGTCCATCCCTCGCCCGTGGGATTTGCAGATTTGATCACCTCTACCACCCACAAGACCCTCAGGGGCCCCAGAGGCGGTTTGATCCTATCGTCTGATAAATTTGCCAAAGCCATTAACTCCCAGATTTTTCCCGGGATCCAGGGCGGGCCGCTCATGCACGTGATCACGGCCAAGGCCATTGCCTTTAAAGAGGCGCTTTCTCCTGAATTTGCAGATTACCAGAAACAGGTGGTTAAAAATGCCTTTGTTCTGGCTTCCGTACTCATGGACAGGGGATATAAACTGGTCTCCAACGGCACGGACAACCACATGGTGCTTGTGGATTTTTCAGGCCGGGATATCACAGGCAAAGAGGCTGAAGAACGTTTGGGAAAGGCCGGCATCACCGTGAATAAAAATACGGTGCCCAATGAAAAAAGAAGCCCCTTTGTGACCTCGGGCATCCGTATCGGGGTTCCCCTGATCACCTCCCGGGGAATGAAAGAGGATGCGGTTTCGGCCATTTCAGGATTTATTTGCGATGTTTTAGATGACGGGGCAAATATTACCCGGGCCGCAGGCCAGGTCAAAGAGATTTGCAGTCAATACCCTTTATACGAGAAGAATCTTTCCCAATGA
- a CDS encoding 6,7-dimethyl-8-ribityllumazine synthase, giving the protein MPQMIEANLDAKGKKFGIIASRFNDFIVGKLVDGAVDALVRSGAADKDITVIKVPGAFEIPLVAKKMVAQKKYDAVICLGAVIRGATTHYDYVCAEVSKGIAQVSMEANLPVMFGILTTETIEQAIERAGTKAGNKGFDVGLGAVEMANLCQNMDT; this is encoded by the coding sequence ATGCCACAGATGATTGAAGCCAATCTGGATGCCAAGGGGAAAAAATTCGGGATCATTGCCTCAAGGTTTAATGATTTTATTGTTGGAAAACTGGTGGATGGGGCCGTGGATGCCTTGGTCAGAAGCGGGGCAGCTGACAAGGATATCACCGTGATCAAAGTGCCCGGTGCCTTTGAAATTCCTTTGGTGGCCAAAAAAATGGTTGCCCAGAAAAAATATGATGCCGTTATCTGTCTGGGGGCTGTCATCCGCGGAGCCACCACCCATTATGACTATGTCTGCGCTGAAGTCTCCAAGGGCATTGCCCAGGTGAGTATGGAGGCCAATTTGCCGGTAATGTTCGGTATTCTCACCACAGAGACCATTGAACAGGCCATTGAACGTGCCGGTACAAAGGCTGGCAATAAAGGCTTTGACGTCGGCCTGGGTGCCGTTGAAATGGCTAATCTCTGCCAGAATATGGATACATAA
- the rpiB gene encoding ribose 5-phosphate isomerase B codes for MDRDKTIIIGSDHAAFGLKEKIKDLLFNLGYGVEDAGTFSEESVNYADFGKKVARSVSTGEFARGILLCGTGLGMSIQANRFKGVRAALCSDIFSARMSRLHNDSNILVMGGRVVGDILAFELVKEWLSTEFEGGRHLDRILSMDA; via the coding sequence ATGGACAGGGATAAAACAATTATTATCGGCAGTGACCATGCCGCTTTCGGATTAAAGGAAAAGATCAAGGATCTTTTGTTTAATCTCGGATACGGGGTGGAAGATGCCGGAACATTCAGTGAAGAATCTGTGAACTATGCGGATTTCGGCAAAAAAGTTGCCCGTTCGGTTTCCACAGGCGAGTTTGCCAGGGGCATTCTGCTCTGCGGTACAGGCTTGGGCATGTCGATCCAGGCCAATCGGTTTAAAGGTGTGAGGGCTGCCCTTTGTTCGGATATTTTTTCCGCCCGGATGAGCAGGCTTCACAATGATTCCAATATCCTGGTCATGGGCGGACGCGTGGTCGGGGATATCCTTGCCTTTGAACTGGTGAAAGAATGGCTGTCCACTGAATTTGAAGGCGGACGGCATCTGGACCGGATCCTTTCCATGGATGCCTAA
- a CDS encoding riboflavin synthase — protein sequence MFTGIIESFGTIQRIESNGEGRVLSIGCDLDLSQSKIGDSIAVNGACLTAIHLGDHEFRVDMAPETVSRTTFKQMGPGSRVNIERALRLSDRIDGHLVSGHIDGTGIVQSIQKKSNAVILDVGVSESLAADMIEKGSVAIEGISLTINRCWDKGFSVSIIPHTAKITTIGLKRVGDKVNIETDMLGKYVKKFLTKGRMGADDNKSSESDISLSLLARNGFL from the coding sequence GTGTTTACAGGTATCATAGAAAGTTTTGGAACCATTCAGCGCATTGAGTCAAACGGAGAGGGCCGGGTGCTTTCCATTGGGTGTGACCTGGATTTGTCCCAAAGTAAAATCGGAGACTCCATTGCCGTGAACGGGGCCTGTTTAACGGCCATCCACCTTGGCGACCACGAATTTAGGGTGGATATGGCGCCTGAAACCGTTTCCAGGACAACATTCAAGCAAATGGGTCCGGGGTCTCGGGTAAATATAGAACGGGCATTGAGACTTTCTGATCGGATTGACGGGCATCTGGTCTCTGGCCATATTGACGGCACCGGCATTGTTCAATCCATTCAGAAAAAAAGCAATGCCGTGATTCTGGATGTGGGGGTCTCTGAATCTTTGGCCGCAGACATGATCGAAAAAGGATCTGTTGCCATTGAGGGAATCAGCCTGACCATCAACCGGTGCTGGGATAAGGGATTTTCAGTCAGTATCATTCCCCATACCGCAAAAATAACCACCATCGGGTTAAAGCGGGTGGGGGACAAGGTCAACATTGAAACAGATATGTTGGGAAAATATGTAAAAAAGTTTTTAACCAAAGGGAGGATGGGAGCCGATGACAACAAATCTTCGGAATCGGATATCAGTCTTTCTCTTCTTGCCAGAAACGGATTTTTATAA